In one window of Siphonobacter curvatus DNA:
- a CDS encoding acyl transferase: MSIQQELKDRVLALEETSFPALALEVFQFQAAQNPVYQEYLRHLRISPTQVKTVAQIPYLPLEFFKTHPVLSTPVSSPLIFASSGTTGQVTSQHYVADPAFYDQISEQIFERFYGPLQDFHILALLPSYLERSNSSLVHMVRHFVEKNQSDYSGFYLHNTDELLERLRALQPDRQRKVLLIGVTFALLDLAETADLSFLEDMPQLIIMETGGMKGRRQELLREEVHQLLTKAFHVPVIHSEYGMTELLSQGYSFGEGLFHLPPSLQISLRDVNDPFTYYSRNEPSRRSGGLNVIDLANIDSCSFLETKDLGSYGPEANSFRVLGRFDNSDIRGCNLMVL, encoded by the coding sequence ATGTCCATTCAGCAGGAGCTTAAAGACCGCGTATTAGCGTTGGAAGAAACCTCTTTTCCAGCCCTGGCCTTGGAAGTTTTTCAGTTTCAGGCGGCTCAAAATCCGGTGTATCAGGAATATTTACGGCATTTACGGATTTCCCCTACGCAAGTGAAGACGGTAGCACAAATCCCGTACTTGCCCCTTGAGTTTTTTAAAACCCATCCCGTACTCTCTACCCCCGTTTCCAGCCCCCTTATTTTTGCCAGTAGCGGTACTACCGGACAGGTAACGAGTCAGCATTACGTAGCGGATCCGGCTTTTTATGACCAGATTAGTGAACAGATTTTTGAACGCTTTTACGGTCCCTTGCAAGATTTTCACATCTTGGCTTTGTTGCCCTCCTACCTCGAACGGAGTAATTCTTCGCTGGTCCACATGGTCCGGCATTTTGTAGAGAAGAATCAGTCGGACTATTCGGGTTTTTACCTGCATAATACGGATGAGCTGCTCGAACGCCTTCGGGCCCTTCAACCGGACCGGCAGCGTAAAGTGCTTTTAATCGGGGTCACGTTTGCCCTGCTTGATCTGGCGGAAACGGCCGATTTATCGTTTCTGGAAGACATGCCTCAACTGATAATCATGGAAACGGGCGGTATGAAAGGCCGGCGGCAGGAATTGCTTCGGGAAGAAGTCCATCAACTACTTACGAAAGCCTTTCACGTACCCGTCATTCATTCCGAATATGGCATGACGGAATTGCTATCCCAAGGATACTCTTTTGGCGAAGGTTTGTTTCATCTACCGCCGAGTTTGCAGATTAGTCTCCGGGATGTCAATGATCCGTTTACGTATTATTCCCGCAATGAACCTTCGCGGCGTTCGGGCGGACTCAATGTAATTGACCTGGCCAATATTGATTCGTGCAGTTTTTTAGAGACGAAAGATTTAGGCAGTTATGGGCCCGAGGCCAATAGTTTTCGGGTACTGGGTCGCTTCGATAACTCTGATATTCGAGGTTGTAATTTGATGGTACTTTAG
- a CDS encoding DUF4230 domain-containing protein, which produces MRFLIRILFVVLLLAAAIYGWEQLKSRKFFLQRPEPEVVSNHNIVLREITSLGKLELVKYNFRDVVDQQITRQFLPDAKALLIIQGEAVGCLDLTKMTVTDLGETGDTLIVRLPDPEICLARVDHSKSKVYNTEFAFSDEALLIEQAFKKAEEQVQTSAIQQGILEQTKLNATKILRPMLEKVSGKKVLLRYRMKGQIDDPR; this is translated from the coding sequence ATGCGTTTTTTGATTCGTATTCTCTTTGTAGTGCTGCTTCTGGCGGCGGCTATTTACGGCTGGGAACAACTTAAATCACGAAAGTTCTTTTTGCAAAGACCGGAGCCCGAGGTGGTTTCCAATCATAATATTGTACTACGCGAAATTACCTCGCTGGGCAAACTAGAGCTGGTTAAATACAATTTTCGCGATGTCGTCGATCAGCAGATCACCCGTCAGTTTTTACCCGATGCGAAAGCACTACTCATTATTCAGGGCGAAGCCGTCGGTTGTCTGGATTTGACGAAGATGACGGTTACCGATTTGGGAGAAACGGGGGATACGCTAATTGTACGTTTACCCGATCCAGAAATCTGCCTGGCCCGGGTCGATCATTCGAAATCGAAAGTATACAATACGGAATTCGCTTTCAGTGATGAGGCACTTTTGATTGAGCAGGCGTTCAAAAAAGCGGAGGAACAGGTACAAACCTCGGCTATCCAACAGGGTATTTTGGAACAAACGAAGCTAAACGCTACTAAAATTCTTCGTCCGATGCTGGAAAAAGTCTCCGGCAAAAAAGTACTGCTTCGATACCGAATGAAAGGACAGATTGACGACCCCCGTTAA
- a CDS encoding SDR family oxidoreductase, with translation MTNASIMKEKVAIITGGAQGIGRVLAQDLLQNGYAVAIWDFDEEALTETEQALTNLGPLLTVRCQVGKIAEVEAAFATTLAKYGHLDVLINNAAVFEAKPLEEWTFEDWDQGLGINLSGPFYASKLAAPHLKKTKGSIIHMCSTRAFQSEPGTFAYSASKGGIFALTHSLAISLGPDVRVNCISPGWIDVSSLKKSSARQPEKLSKADHEQHPAGRVGQAEDIARMVLFLLNPDNSFITGQNFFVDGGMTKKMIYV, from the coding sequence ATGACTAACGCATCAATCATGAAGGAAAAAGTAGCAATTATAACGGGTGGAGCTCAGGGCATTGGCCGGGTACTAGCTCAAGATTTATTACAGAATGGTTACGCAGTAGCTATTTGGGATTTTGACGAAGAAGCACTCACCGAAACCGAACAGGCTTTAACAAACCTAGGCCCCCTACTGACGGTACGCTGTCAGGTAGGGAAAATAGCCGAAGTAGAAGCGGCCTTTGCGACCACCCTTGCCAAGTACGGCCATCTGGACGTCCTTATCAATAATGCGGCGGTATTTGAAGCCAAGCCCCTGGAAGAATGGACGTTCGAAGACTGGGATCAAGGTTTGGGTATTAACTTATCAGGTCCTTTTTATGCTAGCAAGCTGGCGGCCCCTCACCTGAAAAAGACCAAGGGATCCATCATCCATATGTGTTCGACGCGAGCGTTTCAGTCGGAGCCGGGGACTTTTGCCTACTCCGCGTCCAAAGGCGGCATTTTTGCCCTAACTCATTCTTTAGCCATCAGCTTAGGTCCTGATGTACGGGTGAACTGCATCTCTCCGGGCTGGATTGATGTCTCTTCGTTGAAGAAATCATCTGCCCGTCAGCCTGAAAAATTGAGTAAAGCCGATCATGAGCAGCATCCGGCGGGCCGCGTAGGGCAAGCCGAGGATATCGCTCGCATGGTTCTCTTTTTACTCAACCCCGACAACTCTTTTATCACGGGTCAGAATTTCTTCGTGGACGGCGGTATGACCAAGAAAATGATTTACGTATAA
- the recA gene encoding recombinase RecA, with protein MAQATGTDAGQKLKALQTTIEKLDKTYGKGTVMRLSDAKVLDIPVISTGSLGLDLALGIGGVPRGRVVEIYGPESSGKTTIAMHCIAEAQKKGGLAAFIDAEHAFDRSYAEKLGIDTGNLLIAQPDNGEQALEIAEHLISSGAIDIIVIDSVAALVPKAEIEGDMGDSKVGLQARLMSQALRKMTGIINKTSCCCIFINQLREKIGVMFGNPETTTGGNALKFYASVRLDIRRAGQIKEGADSITGNRTRVKVVKNKLAPPFKVIEFDIMYGEGISKVGEVLDLAVELEIVKKSGSWFSYGTNRLGQGRDAVKELLKDNPELLDELEAKIKEKVKGDDEALVDTLEPNVVDDGKEE; from the coding sequence ATGGCACAAGCAACCGGTACTGATGCAGGACAGAAATTGAAAGCTCTGCAAACGACCATTGAAAAATTAGACAAAACCTACGGTAAAGGTACGGTCATGCGTCTTTCAGACGCTAAAGTGCTCGATATTCCCGTCATTTCAACGGGATCACTGGGTCTTGATCTGGCCTTAGGCATTGGTGGCGTGCCCCGGGGACGGGTCGTAGAAATCTACGGACCTGAATCGTCCGGTAAGACGACCATCGCGATGCATTGCATTGCGGAGGCCCAAAAGAAAGGGGGTTTAGCCGCTTTCATTGATGCTGAACACGCCTTTGATCGTAGCTATGCGGAAAAATTAGGTATTGACACGGGCAATTTGTTGATTGCTCAACCCGACAACGGGGAGCAGGCTTTGGAAATTGCCGAGCATCTGATTTCTTCAGGTGCCATTGATATTATTGTGATTGACTCCGTAGCTGCTCTGGTACCCAAAGCCGAAATTGAAGGCGACATGGGTGATTCCAAAGTAGGTCTGCAAGCCCGTTTGATGTCGCAGGCCTTGCGTAAGATGACGGGTATTATTAATAAAACGTCCTGCTGCTGTATCTTCATTAACCAGCTGCGGGAAAAAATCGGTGTGATGTTCGGTAACCCCGAAACGACTACCGGTGGTAACGCTTTGAAATTCTATGCTTCGGTTCGTTTGGATATTCGCCGGGCCGGACAAATCAAAGAAGGAGCCGATAGTATTACGGGTAACCGTACCCGCGTGAAAGTGGTGAAAAACAAACTGGCTCCTCCATTCAAAGTCATCGAGTTTGACATCATGTACGGCGAAGGTATTTCCAAAGTAGGCGAGGTCCTTGACTTAGCCGTTGAACTGGAAATCGTTAAGAAATCCGGTTCTTGGTTCAGCTACGGTACCAACCGTCTGGGTCAAGGTCGGGATGCCGTGAAGGAGTTGTTGAAAGACAATCCGGAACTGCTTGACGAGCTGGAAGCCAAAATCAAGGAGAAGGTGAAAGGGGATGACGAAGCACTCGTCGATACGCTGGAGCCGAACGTAGTAGATGATGGCAAAGAAGAGTAA
- a CDS encoding aminopeptidase codes for MKRILKRVFLSLSVLLLVLIIWQWDWVSYGYGQLSGGARVILQAKPVEEVLTDPAVPDSVKAKLRFVEEIRQFAIDSLGLNATPNYQTYFDQQNKPICYVLTVAEPYRIKAVEFSFPLIGSFTYKGFFDLEKAKQEAQLWKDYDTEISPVSAYSTLGYFHDPILSGMLQLSEGRLASLIMHEMTHSTLFIKNQHEFNENLANFIGDYGAVRFLAQRFGTDSPQYRSYQEGKVFRERYIQHFNHGKELLDRLYESFTDHLPKARKDQLKRRLIGQILQQSDSLYQDLSHVKKRSWPTDVNNAFFVGFSTYNSRRNEFEVDFREKFNSDFKRYLQHLKAKYGR; via the coding sequence ATGAAACGTATCCTGAAGCGAGTCTTTCTGAGTTTGAGCGTATTACTGCTTGTATTGATCATCTGGCAGTGGGATTGGGTGAGCTATGGCTACGGCCAACTCAGTGGAGGAGCTCGGGTCATTCTCCAGGCTAAGCCCGTCGAAGAAGTACTGACGGATCCAGCAGTCCCCGATTCAGTAAAAGCCAAACTTCGCTTTGTTGAAGAAATCCGGCAGTTTGCCATCGACTCGCTTGGCCTCAATGCTACGCCCAATTACCAAACCTATTTCGATCAACAGAATAAACCCATCTGTTACGTACTTACGGTCGCGGAACCGTATCGGATTAAAGCCGTTGAGTTTTCGTTTCCACTCATCGGTTCGTTTACGTATAAGGGTTTCTTCGATTTGGAAAAAGCCAAACAGGAAGCCCAGCTCTGGAAGGATTATGATACCGAAATTAGTCCCGTCTCCGCCTACAGTACGCTGGGTTACTTTCATGATCCCATTCTTTCGGGGATGCTGCAATTGTCAGAAGGGCGATTGGCGAGCCTAATTATGCACGAAATGACTCATTCTACCTTATTCATCAAGAATCAGCATGAATTCAATGAAAACCTGGCCAACTTTATTGGCGATTACGGAGCCGTACGGTTTTTGGCACAGCGTTTTGGAACCGATTCACCGCAGTATCGCAGTTATCAGGAAGGAAAAGTGTTTCGTGAACGGTATATCCAGCATTTTAATCATGGAAAAGAGTTACTGGATCGTCTATACGAAAGCTTTACGGACCATCTGCCCAAGGCTCGGAAGGATCAGCTCAAACGAAGGCTGATCGGGCAAATCCTACAGCAGTCGGATTCCCTGTACCAGGATTTGTCTCACGTGAAAAAGCGAAGCTGGCCCACGGATGTAAACAATGCTTTTTTCGTCGGTTTTTCAACGTATAATTCCCGGAGAAATGAATTCGAAGTTGACTTCCGGGAAAAATTTAATAGTGACTTTAAGCGTTATTTACAGCATTTAAAAGCAAAATACGGCCGCTAA
- a CDS encoding DUF3108 domain-containing protein, protein MKRFRSYTFFTLVGSCLVGCLLAFTQPEPKVDSVINQGEHLEYRVHYGFINAAEAIVDVSDKFHRVKGKACYRVTAIGRTTGAFDLVTKIRDSWTSYMDPQTMLPIDFAMKQQEGRYYKEQRVSFDQEGDKLTSVSKGKNSAEVVKDFKVPGDVYDVVSAYFYVRGLDFNKMKTGQLTAVKMFYDNEFIDLRIRYAGKEVIKTKYGKLNTHRIIPQMPNNQLFDGKEAIRIWVSDDANKVPVKVEFDLVVGSVAMDLKDYRGMKETFNWQ, encoded by the coding sequence ATGAAGAGGTTCCGTAGTTATACATTTTTTACGTTGGTAGGTAGTTGTCTGGTAGGGTGTTTACTGGCGTTCACACAACCGGAGCCTAAAGTAGACTCGGTTATCAATCAGGGCGAACATCTGGAATATCGGGTGCATTACGGGTTTATCAATGCCGCCGAGGCCATCGTGGATGTGAGTGATAAATTTCACCGGGTGAAAGGAAAAGCCTGTTACCGGGTAACGGCCATCGGACGAACGACGGGGGCTTTTGATCTGGTTACTAAAATCCGTGATAGCTGGACCTCGTACATGGATCCACAAACCATGTTGCCGATTGACTTTGCCATGAAACAACAGGAGGGTCGCTACTACAAGGAGCAACGCGTTTCTTTTGATCAGGAAGGCGATAAACTTACTTCCGTTTCCAAAGGCAAAAACTCAGCCGAAGTCGTTAAAGATTTTAAGGTACCCGGAGACGTGTACGACGTAGTGAGTGCCTATTTCTACGTACGGGGTCTGGATTTCAACAAAATGAAAACGGGACAACTCACGGCCGTTAAGATGTTTTATGACAATGAGTTTATCGATCTACGGATTCGGTACGCCGGCAAAGAAGTCATCAAGACCAAATACGGTAAGCTCAACACGCACCGGATCATCCCTCAAATGCCCAACAACCAGTTATTCGATGGCAAAGAAGCTATTCGCATCTGGGTGTCGGATGATGCCAATAAAGTGCCCGTTAAAGTAGAATTTGACTTAGTAGTTGGATCGGTAGCCATGGATTTGAAAGATTACCGGGGGATGAAAGAAACCTTTAACTGGCAGTAA
- a CDS encoding GNAT family N-acetyltransferase yields MIHHLRRSQVDVQAYDACVEQSEWGTIYGLSWWLDQVSPDWECLVWQEQSSQLYRAVLPVPVQRRYGIRMVHQPLFCQFLALYSAESLPVAIQKDFIKALLANYALIATYQLNFPEASILSSFPALNLRQLHTHLLSLDAPYEILYQGYNRDRKMNVKRAYQADWTCREGSDITPLAEFFRQHHAHQIEGGVHPGAYALLKTLFEACEKRGYSDLWYAEKDSRVEAGAWFVTFQQRTLYLFNAATPEGRKANARTFLIDQFIRQQAGRQAWFDFESANVPSIAEFYASFGSHVVAYYELRSNRLPKIIQWLWKLKNRLLR; encoded by the coding sequence ATGATTCATCATCTTCGCCGTTCCCAGGTCGATGTACAGGCGTATGATGCCTGCGTGGAGCAATCCGAATGGGGCACCATCTACGGACTTTCCTGGTGGCTGGATCAGGTCTCACCCGACTGGGAATGCCTGGTTTGGCAGGAACAATCCTCCCAACTGTACCGAGCCGTTTTACCCGTACCCGTCCAGCGACGCTATGGGATACGCATGGTGCATCAGCCCCTGTTTTGTCAGTTTCTGGCTTTGTATTCGGCTGAATCACTTCCCGTAGCCATTCAAAAGGATTTTATAAAGGCCCTGCTGGCTAACTATGCGCTCATTGCCACTTATCAACTCAACTTTCCCGAAGCTTCAATACTGAGTAGCTTTCCAGCGTTAAACCTTCGTCAGCTGCATACGCATCTACTATCGCTGGATGCTCCGTATGAAATCCTTTACCAGGGTTACAATCGGGATCGCAAAATGAATGTCAAGCGGGCGTATCAGGCGGATTGGACCTGCCGGGAAGGAAGCGATATCACCCCATTAGCGGAATTTTTCAGGCAGCATCACGCGCATCAAATTGAAGGTGGGGTTCACCCAGGAGCTTATGCCTTGCTAAAAACGTTGTTTGAAGCGTGTGAAAAACGGGGCTATTCGGACTTATGGTATGCCGAAAAAGACAGTCGGGTAGAGGCGGGAGCCTGGTTTGTAACCTTTCAGCAACGAACCCTGTACCTGTTTAATGCGGCTACGCCGGAAGGTAGGAAAGCCAATGCTCGAACGTTTTTAATTGATCAGTTTATTCGGCAGCAGGCCGGAAGGCAGGCGTGGTTTGATTTTGAAAGTGCCAATGTACCCAGCATTGCCGAGTTCTACGCCAGTTTCGGGAGTCACGTAGTCGCCTACTATGAACTGCGAAGCAATCGGCTACCGAAAATCATTCAATGGCTATGGAAACTGAAAAATCGCTTGTTGCGGTAG
- the dnaA gene encoding chromosomal replication initiator protein DnaA, giving the protein MRDAKSVWQECLRIIREYVPEQSFKTWFEPIVPARLVGSTLTIQVPSEFFYEWLEENYVHVLRRAIDHAIGRQGMLEYSVIVDRGDDKKPPMGYTVPNQRPAPQNSAPPAKKASEPEQLRNPFELPDLDGLELTSYLNPIYTFENYVEGDFNRLARSAGQAVASKPGVTSFNPLMIYGGVGLGKTHLAQAIGNQIKASNSGKFVLFVSTEKFMNQFVMAVRNNSIQNFTNFYLQVDVLILDDVQFLAGKERTQETFFHIFNHLHQTGKQIIMTSDRPPKDLQGLQDRLLSRFKWGLSADLQMPDLESRIAIIMKKLHGDGVDIDYEVIEYLAHSIDTNVRELEGVVVSLIAQATLLRREIDMNLARQVLRNIVQDSEREVTIETIMETISQHYRISLQDMKGKSRKKEIVFPRQVAMYFAKDYTDLSLKSIGYHFGGRDHSTVIHAIQTISELKEHNAEVKAQLQELQKNFGKKS; this is encoded by the coding sequence GTGCGTGATGCCAAATCCGTTTGGCAAGAGTGTTTACGGATCATACGTGAGTACGTGCCTGAACAAAGTTTCAAAACTTGGTTCGAGCCGATCGTGCCCGCACGTCTGGTTGGAAGCACGCTGACGATTCAGGTACCTAGCGAATTTTTCTACGAATGGCTGGAAGAAAACTACGTTCACGTACTCCGACGGGCGATTGACCATGCCATTGGTCGTCAGGGAATGCTGGAATATTCGGTGATTGTAGACCGGGGTGACGACAAGAAGCCACCCATGGGTTATACCGTACCCAACCAGCGGCCTGCTCCGCAAAATTCGGCTCCTCCGGCTAAGAAGGCCTCGGAACCCGAACAGCTTCGCAATCCTTTCGAGTTACCGGATCTGGATGGTCTGGAGCTTACTTCTTATCTCAATCCGATTTATACCTTCGAAAATTACGTCGAGGGTGATTTTAATCGACTGGCTCGTTCGGCAGGACAGGCCGTAGCCAGTAAGCCCGGTGTTACGTCTTTTAACCCGCTGATGATTTACGGCGGCGTGGGTTTGGGGAAAACGCACCTCGCCCAAGCCATTGGTAATCAGATCAAGGCTTCCAATTCGGGGAAATTTGTGTTATTTGTTTCCACGGAGAAATTCATGAATCAATTCGTGATGGCCGTGCGAAATAACTCGATTCAGAACTTTACTAATTTCTACCTCCAGGTGGACGTGTTGATTCTCGACGACGTTCAGTTCCTGGCGGGAAAGGAACGTACGCAGGAAACGTTCTTCCATATTTTCAATCACCTGCACCAGACGGGCAAGCAGATTATCATGACTTCTGACCGCCCGCCGAAAGATTTGCAGGGCTTACAGGATCGTCTGTTGTCGCGGTTCAAGTGGGGGCTGTCGGCAGATTTGCAAATGCCGGACCTCGAATCCCGGATTGCTATCATCATGAAGAAGTTGCATGGTGACGGCGTTGATATTGATTACGAAGTGATCGAATATTTGGCTCACTCGATTGATACCAACGTACGGGAACTGGAAGGAGTCGTCGTGTCGCTCATCGCTCAGGCCACATTGCTGCGGCGGGAGATTGACATGAATCTGGCCCGGCAGGTACTCCGCAACATTGTTCAGGATTCCGAACGGGAAGTCACCATCGAAACCATCATGGAGACGATTTCCCAGCATTACCGGATCAGTTTGCAGGATATGAAAGGCAAGAGCCGCAAGAAAGAGATTGTCTTTCCCCGGCAGGTCGCCATGTATTTTGCCAAAGATTATACCGATCTATCCCTCAAATCCATCGGATACCATTTCGGTGGCCGCGATCACTCGACGGTCATTCACGCCATTCAGACCATCTCCGAACTCAAGGAGCACAATGCGGAGGTAAAGGCACAACTGCAGGAATTACAGAAAAATTTCGGCAAGAAAAGTTAA